A region of Diospyros lotus cultivar Yz01 chromosome 3, ASM1463336v1, whole genome shotgun sequence DNA encodes the following proteins:
- the LOC127797632 gene encoding 4-coumarate--CoA ligase 2-like: MLSVANSVENQKPAELSHEVVLPPPPSPPHPQNPSSSSSSSPSSSSSSSTTHIFKSKLPDIPIPTHLSLHDYCFEKLSEFSDRTCLIVGSTGKTYTFAETHLISRRVAAGLSSLGVKKGDVVMLLLQNCAEFAFSFTAASMLGAVTTTANPFYTAAEVFKQFNACKAKLIITQSQYVEKLRDAAENHPKLGEDFTVVTTDDPPENCLHFSVLSGANETDLPDVAIDPDDAVALPFSSGTTGLPKGVVLTHNSLITSVAQQVDGENPNLHLKEDDVVLCVLPLFHIYSLNSVLLCSMRAGAAVLLMHKFEIGALLELIQRHRVTVAAVVPPLVLALAKNPMVAGFDLSSLRLVLSGAAPLGKELEQALRDRVPQAIFGQGYGMTEAGPVLSMCLGFAKQPFQTKSGSCGTVVRNAELKVVDPDTGCSLGHNQPGEICIRGHQIMKGYLNDAEATARTVDADGWLHTGDIGYVDDDNEVFIVDRVKELIKFKGFQVPPAELEALLVSHPSIADAAVVPQKDEAAGEVPVAFVVRSEEGLTEEAVKEFIAKQVVFYKKLHKVYFVNAIPKSPSGKILRKDLRAKLSAPIN; the protein is encoded by the exons ATGCTATCGGTTGCTAATTCCGTCGAAAACCAGAAGCCGGCCGAGCTGTCCCATGAAGTAGTGctccctcctcctccttcccCTCCCCATCCCCAAAACCCATCATCGTCCTCCTCTTCGTCCCcctcttcgtcttcgtcttccaGTACTACtcatattttcaaatcaaaacttCCCGATATACCCATTCCCACCCACTTATCGCTTCATGACTACTGCTTTGAGAAACTGTCTGAATTCTCCGACAGGACCTGCCTCATCGTCGGCTCCACTGGAAAGACCTACACTTTCGCCGAGACCCACCTGATCTCGCGGCGAGTGGCGGCTGGGCTCTCCAGCCTCGGCGTCAAGAAGGGGGACGTCGTCATGCTCCTCCTCCAAAACTGCGCCGAGTTCGCCTTCTCCTTCACGGCCGCCTCCATGCTCGGCGCCGTCACCACCACCGCCAACCCGTTCTACACCGCCGCCGAAGTCTTCAAGCAGTTCAACGCCTGCAAGGCGAAGCTCATCATCACCCAGTCCCAGTACGTCGAGAAGCTCCGCGACGCCGCCGAGAACCACCCGAAACTCGGCGAAGACTTCACAGTCGTGACCACCGACGACCCGCCGGAAAACTGCCTCCATTTCTCCGTCCTTTCCGGAGCGAACGAAACCGATCTCCCGGACGTTGCGATCGACCCAGATGACGCCGTCGCGCTGCCGTTCTCGTCCGGCACGACGGGCCTCCCGAAAGGGGTGGTCTTGACGCACAACAGCTTGATCACCAGCGTGGCTCAGCAAGTCGACGGCGAGAACCCGAATTTGCATTTGAAGGAAGACGACGTCGTCTTGTGCGTGCTCCCGTTGTTTCACATATACTCGCTGAACTCGGTGCTGCTGTGCTCCATGAGGGCCGGCGCCGCCGTGCTGCTGATGCACAAGTTCGAGATCGGGGCTCTGTTGGAGCTCATTCAGAGGCACCGGGTGACGGTGGCTGCGGTGGTTCCGCCGCTGGTTCTGGCTCTGGCGAAGAATCCGATGGTGGCCGGGTTCGATCTGAGCTCGCTTCGGCTGGTGTTGTCCGGCGCGGCTCCCCTGGGGAAGGAGCTCGAGCAGGCTCTCCGGGACCGAGTTCCCCAAGCCATCTTCGGCCAG GGGTACGGGATGACGGAGGCAGGGCCCGTGCTATCGATGTGTTTGGGGTTCGCAAAACAGCCTTTTCAGACGAAGTCCGGGTCATGCGGCACGGTGGTGAGGAACGCCGAGCTCAAGGTGGTGGATCCCGACACTGGCTGCTCCCTCGGCCACAACCAGCCCGGCGAGATCTGCATCCGCGGCCACCAAATTATGAAGGGTTACTTGAACGACGCCGAGGCCACGGCCAGGACCGTCGACGCCGATGGCTGGCTCCACACCGGAGACATCGGCTACGTGGACGACGACAACGAGGTGTTCATAGTTGACAGAGTCAAGGAGCTCATCAAATTCAAAGGCTTCCAG GTGCCACCGGCTGAGCTCGAGGCCCTCCTCGTCAGCCACCCGTCCATCGCTGATGCGGCCGTCGTCCC GCAAAAGGATGAGGCTGCAGGGGAAGTTCCAGTTGCATTCGTGGTAAGATCTGAAGAAGGGCTTACAGAAGAGGCAGTGAAAGAGTTCATAGCAAAGCAGGTGGTGTTCTACAAGAAGCTGCACAAAGTGTACTTTGTGAATGCCATTCCCAAGTCTCCTTCTGGAAAGATCCTCAGAAAGGATCTGAGAGCCAAACTCTCAGCCCCCATTAACTAG